The window CACGTACTCGGTCAGATGCGGCATCAGACCGGACGACTCGGCGATGGCTATGAACTCGTCCGGCGGTACCTTCCCGCGCTCGGGATGCACCCACCGCACGAGCGCCTCCAACCCGGCCACCTGCCCGTCGAAGCGCACCTTCGGCTGGTAGTGCAGTTCGACGTCGCCCGTGTCGAGCGCCCGCCGCAGATCCCCCAGCAGCCCGAGCCGGTCAGGGGTGTTGGAGTCCCGCTTGGACTCGTAGACCTCCACCCCCGTGCGGTCCCTCTTCGCCTGGTACATCGCGACGTCCGCCCGCCGCAGCAGCCCCTCCGCGTCGAGTGCGTGGTCGGGGAAGACCGCGAGCCCCGCGCTGGCCTCCAGGACGAGCGTCAGCCCGTCCAGGTCGAGCGGTGATCCCAGCATCGTCACGAGATTGCGGGCGACCCGCGTCGCGGACGTCGTCGAGTCGACGATCGGCAGTAACACGGCGAACTCGTCCCCGCCGAGCCGCGCGGCCTCCGCCCCGCGCGGCAGTGCGACCCGCAGCCGGTCCGCTATCTGCAACAGCAGCCGGTCCCCGGCGAGATGCCCGAGCGTGTCATTCACGGCCCTGAAGCGGTCGAGGTCGATCAGCATCAGCGCCGAACGTGCACCGATTCGCTCGGCATCGTCCAGCGCCCGCCAGGTCCGTTCGAGAAGCCACTGCCGGTTGGGCAGCCCGGTGAGGGGGTCACGCAGTTGCTCCTCGGCCCGGGCGCGCGCTATCCAGAGCGTGGAGTCGAGAGCGATGAGGGGGACGGAGAAGAGCGGCAGGAGCGCGGGGAGTGCGATGGCGACGACGCAGATCAGCGGGGCGATGCCGAGCAGCGCGACGGCCACCAGCCCCTGTCTGGCCAGGGCGGTACGGGCCACGGTCGGCAGTCCGGCGGTACGCGGCGCATGGAGGTACCAGAGCAGCGCGCGGGTGACCCCGAGATACGCCCCGGCCACCAACACCACCGAAGGCGCGGTGTAGAGGGTCCAGGTCTCCGGCTTCCAGGGCGTCTCGACGGACGGCACCCGGCCGAACGCGGCCAGTACCAGCGCCCCGGCGCCGATGCCCAGCATGTCCACGGCGCCGTGCAGGACACCCTGGCGCCAGCGGTGGCGGCGGGCTATGCCGACGAGGACGACGACGGTGAGGCTGACCATTCCGGCCGGCACCCAGCCGTACAGCAGCAGGACGGCCAGCGTGAGGGCCGCTCCTGAACCGGTGCCGCCCCACCAGCGGGAACGGCCGAGCGCGACGAGGTGGCCGACGATGATGCCGACCAGGACGGCCAGCGCCCAGCCGACGGACCCCGACGGGAAGAGGGCGTGGTGCCCGGTGAAGGCCCGGTAGAACCCCGCGCCCAGCACGAAGGCGGCGGCCGTGACGACCGCCGCGGGCAGCGCGGGCCAGGACTGCTGGTCGGCCTCCTGGCCCGGCATCCGGGAGTGGGATCCGGAGGCGGCGGTGGGACGGCCGGGGCCCTGCCCGTGCATCGTGCTCCGCTGTCCGACGGCGTATCCCGGCGGGCCCGGTCGCACCGGGGGCCCGGCGACCCCGAGACCCGCTGTGAACTCCCGGCTTCGCTGGAGCAAGGGGTGACCCCACCGCCGCACGCCGGTCATCCAGCGTGGGCGCAGCCGTGAGTCCGGGGAGGCGCTCTCGGTC of the Streptomyces aurantiacus genome contains:
- a CDS encoding putative bifunctional diguanylate cyclase/phosphodiesterase — encoded protein: MEPTESASPDSRLRPRWMTGVRRWGHPLLQRSREFTAGLGVAGPPVRPGPPGYAVGQRSTMHGQGPGRPTAASGSHSRMPGQEADQQSWPALPAAVVTAAAFVLGAGFYRAFTGHHALFPSGSVGWALAVLVGIIVGHLVALGRSRWWGGTGSGAALTLAVLLLYGWVPAGMVSLTVVVLVGIARRHRWRQGVLHGAVDMLGIGAGALVLAAFGRVPSVETPWKPETWTLYTAPSVVLVAGAYLGVTRALLWYLHAPRTAGLPTVARTALARQGLVAVALLGIAPLICVVAIALPALLPLFSVPLIALDSTLWIARARAEEQLRDPLTGLPNRQWLLERTWRALDDAERIGARSALMLIDLDRFRAVNDTLGHLAGDRLLLQIADRLRVALPRGAEAARLGGDEFAVLLPIVDSTTSATRVARNLVTMLGSPLDLDGLTLVLEASAGLAVFPDHALDAEGLLRRADVAMYQAKRDRTGVEVYESKRDSNTPDRLGLLGDLRRALDTGDVELHYQPKVRFDGQVAGLEALVRWVHPERGKVPPDEFIAIAESSGLMPHLTEYVLEKALAQVASWRARGLRVPVAVNVSPRDVHTPGFAGSVAARLARHGVPAGALQLEITEHVLLEDPQRAADTLAGLTAHGVKMSLDDFGTGYSSLVHLRRLPVSELKIDRSFVARLAVDTEDAEIVRCTIDLAHSLGLVVVAEGVEDDETWERLRDLGCDAVQGWLVAAAMPPEEATAWLLARGARGWQRPAAALPAALPAAADE